The proteins below come from a single Eucalyptus grandis isolate ANBG69807.140 chromosome 3, ASM1654582v1, whole genome shotgun sequence genomic window:
- the LOC108958759 gene encoding ankyrin repeat-containing protein ITN1-like produces MAMILAVANSVAHLDILTDVAVAAFQMQSELEWFKAVESWIIPDVRTFISDSKKYWKIFVSEHEELRKNGEKWMKDTANSCMLVSTLIGTVLFAAAFTMPGDNNGITGVPLLLGQDSLLLFAISDGLGLFSSVTAILLFLAILTSRYEMQDFLESLPKRIIFGLCFLFLSLAFMLVAFAATLTIVLNKRLEWVVIPITLLASLPVALFVVLQLPLLFLMFKSTYGRSIFRAESIWMESNILK; encoded by the exons ATGGCTATGATACTCGCAGTAGCAAATTCAGTTGCTCATTTGGACATCTTAACTGATGTTGCCGTAGCGGCTTTTCAAATGCAAAGTGAACTCGAGTGGTTTAAG GCTGTGGAATCGTGGATTATCCCTGATGTAAGAACCTTCATAAGTGACAGcaaaaaatattggaaaatatttgtGAGTGAGCACGAAGAGTTGCGTAAGAATGGAGAGAAGTGGATGAAAGACACAGCAAATTCATGTATGCTCGTCTCGACTTTAATTGGCACTGTATTGTTTGCTGCTGCTTTCACTATGCCTGGAGACAATAACGGCATTACTGGAGTGCCCTTGTTGTTAGGACAGGACTCTCTCCTTCTTTTTGCAATTTCGGATGGTTTAGGTTTATTCTCATCCGTAACAGCCATCTTGTTATTCCTAGCCATCTTAACTTCGCGATATGAGATGCAAGATTTTCTTGAATCGTTGCCTAAGAGGATCATTTTTGGcctttgttttctcttcctctccttggCTTTCATGCTGGTGGCCTTTGCTGCAACTCTCACAATTGTGCTTAATAAGAGGCTGGAGTGGGTTGTCATTCCAATTACTTTGCTGGCCTCTCTCCCCGTGGCTTTATTCGTAGTACTACAACTTCCCCTGCTATTCCTAATGTTTAAATCCACTTATGGACGCAGCATCTTTCGTGCCGAGAGCATTTGGATGGAGTCAAATATACTGAAATGA